The following coding sequences are from one Paenibacillus sp. FSL R5-0912 window:
- a CDS encoding TetR/AcrR family transcriptional regulator, producing the protein MEKDKAAEQQGQEQWIQELLALSEKEQMTPKQRSILQAAIDTFSEKGFSAAATSEIAQKAGVAEGTIFRYYKTKKDLLLAIVVPTMSRMIAPFVMRNFSGVLDVPFESYDAFLKAFMVNRLDFARKNLKIIRILIQEIPFQPALREQLVENILSQVLERVTVITDHFKEQGQLTDAPTPAIIRFTISSVIGYLLARLLLMPDHDWNDEEEIEQTVSFIMHGIGGAR; encoded by the coding sequence ATGGAGAAAGACAAGGCTGCAGAGCAGCAGGGGCAGGAGCAGTGGATTCAAGAGCTGCTGGCCCTCAGTGAAAAGGAACAAATGACCCCCAAGCAGAGGTCCATTCTGCAGGCGGCCATTGATACATTCTCGGAGAAGGGGTTCTCAGCAGCCGCCACCAGTGAGATCGCCCAGAAGGCGGGTGTGGCTGAAGGAACGATCTTCCGCTACTACAAAACCAAAAAAGATCTGCTGCTGGCCATCGTAGTCCCCACCATGAGCCGGATGATCGCTCCGTTTGTGATGCGTAATTTCAGCGGTGTGCTGGATGTACCCTTTGAGAGCTATGATGCCTTCCTTAAGGCATTCATGGTGAACCGGCTCGATTTCGCCCGTAAGAATCTCAAAATTATCAGAATCCTTATCCAGGAGATCCCCTTCCAGCCCGCGCTCAGAGAACAGCTAGTCGAGAATATTCTGAGCCAGGTGCTGGAGCGTGTCACTGTAATCACGGATCATTTCAAGGAGCAGGGCCAGCTTACGGATGCTCCCACTCCTGCGATCATCCGCTTCACCATTTCCTCGGTCATCGGCTATCTGCTGGCCCGCCTGCTGCTGATGCCGGACCATGACTGGAATGACGAGGAAGAGATTGAGCAGACCGTCAGCTTCATCATGCACGGAATTGGCGGGGCAAGGTAA
- a CDS encoding CPBP family glutamic-type intramembrane protease, with amino-acid sequence MTSLVWMLTFGIGEESGWRGYLLPQLHQRYSLFTSALLVAVIWMAWHLPAFWFNESYLGMGFGVLGWAISLTYGSVVLAWICAGSRWSIVPVIVWHGIFDLLTASDQAAEIMAMVCSMLVIIHGILLMKILGKRRA; translated from the coding sequence ATGACCTCGCTCGTGTGGATGCTCACCTTCGGGATCGGGGAAGAGAGCGGCTGGCGCGGCTACCTGCTTCCGCAGCTGCACCAGCGCTACTCGCTGTTCACCTCCGCCCTGCTGGTTGCTGTGATCTGGATGGCTTGGCATCTTCCGGCCTTCTGGTTCAATGAGAGCTACCTGGGTATGGGCTTCGGTGTGCTGGGCTGGGCGATCAGCCTCACCTACGGTTCGGTCGTTCTGGCCTGGATCTGCGCCGGAAGCCGCTGGAGCATTGTTCCGGTGATTGTGTGGCATGGCATCTTTGATCTGCTGACAGCCAGCGACCAGGCAGCCGAGATTATGGCTATGGTCTGCAGCATGCTGGTCATTATCCACGGTATTCTGCTGATGAAGATACTGGGCAAACGCAGAGCATAG
- a CDS encoding glycosyltransferase: MKVLIYSGLLKLVAASGIGQAIRHQQKTLEMMNIPSTMNAKESYDVVHLNTIFPDSLLMSRRAKRKGKKVVYYAHSTMEDFRNSFRGSNLVAPLFKLWIKLCYNSGDIIITPTGYSKKLLEGYALKRPIYSLSNGIDTEFFKPDEASRSRFRSKYKLRPDEKAVISVGHYIKRKGVLDFVALAEQMPEYQFYWFGYTNLNLIPREVKKAIFRKLPNLHFPGYVDRQELKDAYNGSDLFLFLSHEETEGIVLLEALASRIPILIRDIPIYSEWLTADETVYKGRTNEEFRNKIAAIAERRLPSLTENGHQVVLDNDLKVIGSRLQAIYEQELL, from the coding sequence ATGAAGGTTCTAATCTATTCGGGGCTGCTGAAGCTGGTAGCAGCAAGCGGTATCGGACAAGCCATACGCCATCAGCAAAAAACTCTGGAAATGATGAATATCCCCAGCACAATGAATGCCAAGGAAAGCTATGATGTGGTTCACTTGAACACGATTTTCCCGGACTCCTTGCTCATGAGCAGACGGGCGAAGCGGAAAGGCAAAAAGGTAGTGTATTATGCACATTCCACGATGGAGGATTTCCGCAACTCTTTCCGCGGCTCTAACCTGGTAGCACCGTTGTTTAAACTGTGGATTAAGCTCTGTTACAACAGCGGTGACATCATCATTACACCTACGGGTTATTCGAAAAAACTGCTGGAGGGCTATGCCTTGAAGCGTCCTATCTACAGCCTGTCCAACGGTATAGATACGGAGTTCTTCAAGCCGGATGAGGCGTCGCGCTCCAGATTCCGCAGTAAATACAAGCTGAGGCCTGACGAGAAAGCCGTTATCTCCGTAGGGCATTATATTAAGCGCAAAGGAGTTCTGGATTTCGTGGCACTTGCGGAGCAGATGCCGGAATACCAGTTCTACTGGTTCGGCTATACCAATCTGAACCTTATACCGCGGGAGGTAAAGAAGGCGATTTTCCGCAAACTGCCGAACCTCCATTTTCCCGGATATGTGGACAGGCAGGAATTAAAGGATGCTTATAACGGAAGCGATCTGTTTCTGTTCTTAAGTCATGAGGAGACAGAGGGGATTGTGCTGCTTGAGGCTCTGGCCAGCCGAATTCCCATCCTGATCCGGGATATTCCCATCTATTCAGAGTGGCTGACAGCGGATGAAACGGTCTATAAGGGCAGGACGAACGAAGAATTCCGGAATAAAATTGCGGCAATCGCAGAACGGAGATTACCCAGTCTGACAGAGAACGGCCATCAAGTGGTGCTGGATAACGATCTAAAGGTGATCGGCAGCAGGCTGCAGGCTATATATGAACAGGAATTGCTCTAA
- a CDS encoding glycosyltransferase family 4 protein: MRILITTDWYEPVVNGVVTSVVNLRRELMKLGHEVRVLTLSENGLSYCKNGITYIGSLGAGMIYPGARVRTALASKYMEELMEWKPEIIHSQCEFSTFFMARRIAKKLNIPIVHTYHTVYADYTHYFLLNEKWSRALVAAFTRNILKRTQGVIAPTGKVFTLLKEYGVTQDIRVVPTGIDLGCFDLPVQQAETEAARRRLGIPVTDKVLLFVGRLAQEKNLEEIIDFVARMNDSRITLLVVGDGPDRANLKSLAQARNVEHKVIFTGMVPPGEVAAYYRMGDIFVSASQSETQGLTYVEALASGVPALCRKDACLDKVILDGVNGWQYTSFEQFCEKLEAIFESEERYRELSANARTHAVNNYSSAAFAAKIEETYTKLVTEAPQELEPCFVMTPVR, from the coding sequence GTGAGAATTCTTATAACGACTGATTGGTATGAGCCTGTTGTAAATGGAGTTGTAACCTCAGTAGTAAACCTGCGCAGAGAGCTTATGAAATTGGGTCATGAGGTACGGGTATTAACACTTTCTGAGAATGGATTATCCTACTGCAAGAATGGCATCACCTATATCGGCTCGCTCGGGGCAGGAATGATCTATCCGGGCGCTCGGGTCAGAACAGCCCTGGCAAGTAAGTATATGGAGGAATTGATGGAGTGGAAGCCGGAGATCATTCACTCCCAATGTGAATTCAGCACGTTCTTCATGGCACGCAGAATCGCCAAAAAGCTGAATATTCCCATTGTCCACACGTATCATACGGTGTATGCAGACTACACTCACTATTTCCTGCTGAATGAGAAGTGGAGCAGGGCGCTGGTCGCAGCATTCACGAGGAATATCCTGAAGCGGACACAGGGGGTGATTGCACCGACCGGGAAGGTATTCACCCTACTCAAAGAGTATGGGGTAACCCAAGATATCCGGGTCGTACCTACAGGCATAGATTTAGGGTGTTTTGACTTGCCTGTGCAGCAGGCAGAGACAGAAGCGGCCAGACGAAGACTTGGCATTCCCGTTACAGATAAGGTACTTCTGTTTGTAGGAAGATTGGCTCAAGAGAAGAATTTAGAAGAGATCATAGATTTTGTGGCCAGAATGAATGACAGCAGGATTACGCTTCTGGTCGTGGGCGATGGACCTGACCGCGCTAACCTGAAGAGCCTTGCCCAGGCAAGAAACGTGGAACACAAGGTTATTTTTACCGGAATGGTTCCACCGGGGGAAGTGGCTGCCTACTACCGCATGGGCGATATCTTTGTAAGTGCCTCCCAGAGCGAGACCCAGGGGCTTACTTATGTCGAAGCCCTGGCCAGCGGTGTGCCGGCGCTGTGCAGGAAGGACGCTTGTCTGGACAAAGTCATACTCGATGGTGTGAACGGCTGGCAATATACGTCCTTCGAGCAGTTTTGCGAGAAGCTGGAGGCTATTTTTGAGAGTGAGGAAAGGTACAGGGAATTATCTGCAAATGCCAGAACTCATGCTGTAAACAACTATTCCTCCGCAGCCTTTGCGGCCAAGATAGAGGAAACCTACACGAAGCTTGTAACCGAAGCACCACAGGAGCTTGAACCCTGTTTTGTCATGACCCCAGTCCGCTAA
- the asnB gene encoding asparagine synthase (glutamine-hydrolyzing) codes for MCGITGFVQWRGDLTGHSQLLVRMTETLANRGPDAAGTWISGPIAFGHRRLSVIDPENGAQPMIARHDDKVYAIVYNGELYNAPELKKELKQRGHHFLTECDTEVLLHAYIEWGPDCTEKLNGIFAFAVWDSLRDQVFLARDRLGVKPLFYSQVDDVFVFGSEPKALLQHPKVQPKVGPEGLAEVFIIGPARTPGHGVYKDIFELRPGHAMIYSRSGIRTYAYWKLESDQHTDNVDETAARVRELLQDTLERQLVSDVPVCSLLSGGLDSSALTALAVDYYNRTGQGRIDTFSVDYVDNDKHFKSHAFQPGADGPWIQRMIDELNTNHHFVAFDTPELVTALDNALYSRDLPGMTDVDSSLYLFCQEIKKKATVAISGEAADEIFGGYPWFHREEMLSSGTFPWSVAPKMRAGLLSPEMNEWIRPLEYLGDRYSDAVAEVPKLDGETGKQAQMRVMSYLNITRFMPTLLDRKDRMSMGVGLEVRVPYCDHRLVQYVFNIPWEIKTVGNREKGILRKALEGVLPDDVLYRKKSPYPKTHNPAYLNQVRSQMLGILNDPSSPILPLIDPAKIREIAASPESSSNLPWFGQLMSGPQLFAYLAQVNLWLRTYNVSIG; via the coding sequence ATGTGCGGAATAACCGGATTTGTCCAGTGGCGCGGTGATCTTACAGGGCACTCGCAACTGCTTGTCAGAATGACTGAAACTTTAGCGAACCGCGGACCGGATGCAGCCGGAACCTGGATTTCAGGACCCATTGCCTTCGGACACCGCAGACTCAGCGTCATTGATCCTGAGAACGGCGCACAGCCGATGATTGCCCGCCATGACGATAAGGTGTATGCAATTGTGTATAACGGCGAGCTATATAATGCCCCTGAGCTCAAAAAAGAGCTGAAGCAGCGCGGCCATCATTTCCTCACAGAATGCGATACTGAGGTACTCCTGCATGCCTATATCGAATGGGGACCGGACTGCACGGAGAAGCTGAATGGTATCTTCGCTTTTGCCGTCTGGGACAGCTTGCGCGATCAGGTATTCCTCGCCCGTGACCGCCTGGGCGTGAAGCCTTTGTTTTACAGCCAAGTGGACGATGTCTTCGTATTCGGATCTGAACCCAAGGCGCTGCTCCAGCATCCCAAAGTCCAGCCGAAGGTTGGACCGGAAGGCCTTGCGGAGGTTTTCATCATCGGTCCGGCCCGTACACCGGGACATGGTGTATACAAAGATATATTCGAGCTTCGTCCAGGTCATGCCATGATTTACAGCCGCAGCGGCATCCGCACTTATGCGTATTGGAAGCTGGAGAGCGACCAGCACACGGATAACGTGGATGAAACTGCAGCCCGGGTGCGGGAATTGCTCCAGGATACGCTGGAGCGCCAGCTGGTATCCGATGTTCCAGTCTGCTCCCTGCTCTCCGGCGGACTCGATTCCAGTGCCTTGACTGCGCTCGCCGTAGATTATTACAACCGGACCGGCCAGGGCCGGATCGATACCTTCTCTGTAGATTATGTAGACAACGATAAGCATTTCAAGAGCCATGCCTTCCAGCCCGGAGCAGACGGCCCCTGGATTCAGCGGATGATTGATGAGCTGAACACGAACCATCACTTTGTTGCTTTTGACACTCCAGAATTGGTAACGGCACTCGACAACGCCCTCTACTCCCGTGATTTGCCGGGTATGACCGATGTGGATTCCTCACTTTATTTATTCTGCCAGGAGATTAAAAAGAAGGCGACTGTCGCTATCTCCGGCGAAGCTGCGGATGAAATTTTCGGCGGCTACCCCTGGTTCCACCGTGAGGAGATGCTGTCTTCCGGCACCTTCCCCTGGTCGGTAGCACCCAAGATGCGTGCAGGTCTATTGTCACCGGAAATGAATGAGTGGATACGTCCGCTGGAATATTTAGGTGACCGGTACAGCGACGCCGTGGCTGAGGTGCCGAAGCTTGACGGTGAGACCGGCAAACAGGCACAGATGCGCGTGATGTCCTATCTCAACATTACCCGCTTCATGCCTACGCTGCTGGACCGCAAGGACCGGATGAGTATGGGTGTGGGCCTGGAGGTCCGTGTTCCTTATTGTGATCACCGCCTGGTGCAGTATGTATTCAATATTCCCTGGGAGATCAAGACCGTAGGCAACCGTGAAAAAGGCATTCTGCGCAAAGCGCTCGAAGGCGTGCTGCCGGATGATGTCCTCTACCGCAAAAAAAGCCCGTATCCCAAAACGCATAATCCCGCTTACCTGAATCAGGTGCGTTCGCAGATGCTGGGCATCCTGAATGATCCTTCTTCTCCAATCCTGCCGCTGATTGATCCGGCCAAAATCCGGGAAATCGCCGCCTCGCCGGAGTCCTCCAGCAACCTGCCGTGGTTCGGCCAGCTGATGTCCGGCCCGCAATTATTTGCTTATCTGGCCCAGGTGAATCTGTGGCTGCGGACCTATAATGTCTCCATCGGCTGA
- a CDS encoding arginine--tRNA ligase: MLSQLIKNSLEQCIHKVSEDLGVPGSTPVKAALEQPANAEHGDYSSNIAMQLARTLRKAPIAIAELIIAELKQSGSVNGLLQRIEVAAPGFINMYIDWQVWATTEFKLPLAAGEKVIVEHTSVNPNKSMHIGHLRNSCIGDALVRILRKTGYTVEVHNYVDDLGNQLADTVVGLLNVPLAGEHVRFGDYCWDIYAEINKEYAEHPESVHKRTEILHALEQGDGNTAWIGNLVAGQIVKEHVEEMRNFGINYDLLVWESSILKGGFWSSAFGLLSQTDVFVQESEGKLAGCWILKQSAGTGAQDALETPETEEEHQKDKVLVRSNGILTYTAKDIAYHLWKFGLLDKDFAYLEFSSGLWTTGLSGEVLPFGHADKVVNVIDSRQEYPQAMVKQAFQALGYHEQAERLHHVSYGVVSLSPASAAGLGLDTSSGKSSYAMSGRQGIGIKVTELVRLMEDSIEATRSDKNGLSSRLIATAAIRYYLLRFNLGTEIVFDFKQAMEISGNTGVYLMYAFARASRVLSKGSALAESGTGNSEGNELDGSREYGGHGNSGDSGSSAHGSSSGLGGSSAHGELPLFPPHLEAAELALLRQLSLWQDTLYTASRELTPNTICNYAHSLASLFSNFYSACPILQGEASSIAFRLWLTQSFTDTLGEALDVLGLPKPERM, encoded by the coding sequence ATGCTAAGCCAGCTTATCAAGAATAGTCTGGAACAATGTATTCACAAAGTATCTGAAGACCTGGGAGTTCCCGGCAGCACTCCGGTAAAGGCGGCTCTGGAGCAGCCGGCCAATGCGGAGCATGGTGATTATTCCAGCAATATTGCCATGCAGTTGGCCCGTACTCTGCGCAAAGCCCCGATTGCTATCGCTGAACTAATTATCGCTGAGCTTAAACAGTCTGGTTCTGTAAACGGCCTGCTGCAGAGAATCGAGGTTGCCGCACCGGGGTTCATTAATATGTACATCGATTGGCAGGTATGGGCCACGACTGAGTTCAAGCTGCCACTGGCAGCTGGCGAGAAGGTTATTGTGGAGCATACTTCGGTGAACCCGAACAAATCCATGCATATCGGGCACCTGAGAAACTCCTGTATCGGGGATGCGCTGGTTAGAATTCTGAGAAAAACCGGCTACACGGTCGAGGTACATAACTACGTGGATGATCTGGGCAATCAGCTTGCAGATACTGTAGTCGGCCTCTTGAATGTCCCGCTGGCCGGAGAGCATGTCCGTTTCGGAGATTACTGCTGGGATATTTACGCTGAGATCAACAAGGAGTACGCGGAGCATCCGGAGTCTGTACATAAGCGGACTGAAATACTTCACGCGCTGGAACAAGGTGACGGCAACACCGCATGGATCGGCAACCTTGTCGCCGGTCAAATTGTGAAAGAGCATGTGGAGGAAATGCGCAACTTCGGGATTAACTATGACCTGCTGGTCTGGGAGAGCAGTATTCTGAAAGGAGGCTTTTGGTCTTCCGCCTTCGGTCTTTTGTCGCAGACAGATGTGTTCGTTCAGGAGAGTGAAGGCAAGCTGGCCGGCTGCTGGATTCTGAAGCAATCCGCTGGCACTGGCGCACAGGATGCACTGGAGACACCGGAGACAGAAGAGGAGCATCAGAAGGATAAGGTGCTGGTGCGCTCGAACGGGATTTTGACCTATACGGCCAAGGATATCGCTTATCATCTGTGGAAATTCGGCCTCTTAGATAAGGACTTCGCCTACCTCGAATTTAGCAGTGGGCTGTGGACGACTGGCTTGAGCGGTGAGGTGCTGCCTTTTGGACATGCAGATAAGGTCGTTAACGTGATCGATTCCAGACAAGAATATCCGCAGGCGATGGTGAAGCAGGCGTTTCAGGCACTGGGATACCACGAGCAGGCGGAGCGGCTGCATCATGTAAGTTATGGTGTGGTTTCGCTAAGTCCGGCTTCCGCTGCCGGGCTCGGTCTGGATACATCCTCCGGTAAAAGCTCCTATGCCATGTCCGGACGCCAGGGCATCGGCATCAAGGTCACTGAGCTAGTCCGGCTTATGGAGGATTCCATCGAGGCTACCCGTTCCGACAAAAACGGCCTGTCCAGCCGGCTCATCGCCACCGCTGCCATCCGCTACTATCTGCTGCGCTTCAATCTGGGTACTGAGATTGTGTTTGACTTCAAACAAGCCATGGAGATTTCCGGCAACACTGGCGTTTATCTGATGTATGCCTTTGCCCGGGCAAGCCGTGTGCTCAGTAAAGGCAGCGCCCTGGCGGAGAGCGGTACCGGGAATAGCGAAGGTAACGAGCTTGACGGGAGCCGGGAGTATGGGGGGCACGGGAATAGCGGGGATAGCGGGAGCAGCGCGCATGGCTCGAGCAGCGGGCTTGGCGGGAGCAGCGCACATGGTGAGCTTCCGCTCTTTCCGCCGCACCTTGAAGCAGCCGAGCTCGCCCTGCTGAGACAGCTCAGCCTCTGGCAAGACACCCTATATACGGCAAGCCGGGAGCTTACGCCGAATACGATCTGTAACTACGCGCACAGTCTGGCGTCGCTGTTCAGCAACTTCTACTCCGCCTGCCCGATCCTCCAAGGAGAGGCCTCCAGCATCGCCTTCCGTCTCTGGCTGACCCAGAGCTTCACCGATACTTTAGGAGAGGCGCTGGATGTACTCGGGCTGCCTAAGCCGGAGCGGATGTAA
- a CDS encoding DEAD/DEAH box helicase: MRITLGFQVPERVIKLLCGRAAFDQGVAYYHAHKVDLIYSEHNDDGEYSKYRAAVHGLESHEVVLTIDSDGDVNGECTCPAYYRGGPFCKHIAAALVSVLYLGKDRDMDQTPDSDGQVPEAFTGETGILTPRHSGSAGDGYTGRSGDRQLVSSMLGMFTGVRQRPSGAGTYMDLRTPLQVEFICKPFSYSFGSTMLGIELKVGPKRLYIVPKIRGFLERVHRGEPFEFSRHFSYDPALHSFSKEDNEVLMKLIEIMLNEKIYRSSISPYTPHTGTSGNERLLAIPPFFWEGLLPALTAAPAARLQHGQILHERLSLSAEALPLSFQFDQAQGEGYRLDVQGLQQLTILEDYGLVLSEGKLLKLPVQECGRLAELKKLLNPSRQDGIAIAPEQMEPFMEGVIPGLKKLGQVFIADAIADRIVQAQLHARLYLDRVRDRLLAGLEFQYGGIVINPLEEKAHERSNEVILMRDGEAERRILDLMAHESFARTESGYIMRDEDGEFDFLHHTIPLLEPLLQVYATTAVKERVLTEHAMPKVSLSWNEKTDWLDFKFSMDGIPEKDIVLVLKSLQEKRKYYRLPDGALLPLETAEFLEIIALMNELGVQNGEFNHAEFSLPLVRGLRLHADTGKGDSVQIGRSFRRLLANLASPENLDFPVPESLAPVLRDYQQYGFQWMKTLAHYRFGGILADDMGLGKTLQSITFLLSELADIRQGGVPALIVSPASLLYNWHNELKRFAPDIKAAIADGSADERNRTLRNSAGHDVIITSYPLLRRDAVEYAKRSFHTLILDEAQMIKNHETQTAQAVKLLQARYRFALTGTPVENALEDLWSIFGVVFPGLFPGKKAFHDLPRETVAKRIRPFLLRRLKSDVLKELPDKIESLQASELLPEQKRLYVAYLARLRKEALKHLDSDSFGNGRIKVLAGLTRLRQLCCHPSLFVEGYTGGSGKFEQLLEIIDECRSSGKRMLIFSQFTQMLGMIGRELALLGIPHFYLDGQTPASQRTQLCTRFNEGERDLFLISLKAGGTGLNLTGADTVILYDLWWNPAVEQQAADRAHRIGQKKVVQVIRLVAQGTVEDKMYELQQKKKNLIDEVIQPGQEALSSLSEQDIREILAI; encoded by the coding sequence GTGAGGATTACATTGGGTTTCCAGGTACCGGAACGGGTAATCAAGCTGCTGTGCGGCAGAGCCGCTTTTGATCAGGGGGTAGCTTATTATCACGCTCATAAGGTTGATCTTATCTATTCTGAGCACAACGATGACGGGGAATATTCGAAATACCGCGCTGCGGTTCATGGACTGGAGAGCCATGAAGTAGTGCTAACCATAGATAGTGACGGTGATGTTAACGGGGAGTGTACCTGCCCGGCTTACTACCGCGGCGGACCTTTCTGCAAACATATTGCAGCTGCACTGGTTAGTGTCCTTTATCTCGGCAAAGATAGGGACATGGACCAGACTCCCGATTCGGATGGGCAAGTGCCGGAGGCGTTCACGGGAGAGACCGGTATACTTACGCCCCGCCATTCCGGCTCTGCCGGAGACGGATACACCGGACGCAGCGGTGACCGGCAGTTGGTGAGCAGCATGCTCGGGATGTTCACCGGAGTGCGGCAGCGGCCGAGTGGAGCCGGAACTTATATGGATCTGCGGACACCGCTTCAGGTAGAGTTCATCTGCAAACCTTTCTCTTACAGCTTCGGCAGCACAATGCTGGGCATAGAACTGAAGGTTGGTCCTAAGCGCCTCTATATCGTGCCCAAAATCCGGGGGTTTCTGGAACGTGTTCACCGGGGTGAACCTTTTGAATTCTCCAGACATTTCAGTTATGATCCCGCCCTGCACAGCTTCTCGAAGGAAGATAATGAGGTGCTCATGAAGCTGATTGAAATCATGCTGAATGAAAAAATATACCGCAGCAGCATCAGCCCTTACACTCCGCATACCGGCACTTCGGGAAATGAGCGGCTTCTGGCTATTCCCCCCTTCTTCTGGGAGGGCCTGCTGCCAGCACTCACGGCCGCCCCTGCAGCCCGTCTGCAGCACGGCCAGATCCTGCACGAACGCTTGTCTCTCTCCGCCGAGGCTCTTCCGCTGAGCTTCCAGTTCGATCAGGCGCAAGGAGAGGGGTACCGGCTGGATGTCCAGGGGCTTCAGCAGCTTACGATTCTGGAAGATTACGGGCTGGTATTGTCAGAAGGCAAGCTACTGAAGCTGCCGGTGCAGGAATGCGGGCGTCTCGCTGAGCTGAAAAAGCTGCTGAACCCCTCGCGGCAGGATGGAATTGCCATTGCCCCGGAGCAGATGGAGCCATTCATGGAGGGCGTCATTCCCGGACTCAAAAAATTGGGCCAGGTGTTTATTGCCGATGCCATCGCGGACAGAATCGTTCAGGCCCAGCTTCACGCCAGACTCTATCTCGACCGGGTCAGAGACCGGCTGCTCGCCGGACTTGAATTCCAATATGGCGGGATTGTCATCAATCCGCTGGAGGAGAAGGCGCATGAGCGGAGCAATGAGGTGATTCTGATGCGGGACGGGGAGGCCGAACGGCGGATTCTCGACCTGATGGCCCATGAGTCGTTCGCGCGGACGGAGAGCGGATATATCATGCGGGATGAGGACGGGGAATTCGATTTCCTCCACCATACCATTCCGCTGCTGGAGCCGCTGCTTCAGGTCTATGCCACTACTGCCGTCAAGGAAAGAGTGCTTACGGAGCATGCCATGCCCAAGGTCAGCCTGAGCTGGAATGAGAAGACCGACTGGCTGGACTTCAAGTTCAGCATGGATGGTATTCCGGAGAAGGATATTGTGCTGGTGCTGAAATCCCTGCAGGAAAAGCGTAAATATTACCGGCTGCCGGATGGTGCGCTGCTGCCGCTGGAAACTGCAGAATTCCTGGAAATTATCGCCCTGATGAATGAGCTTGGCGTTCAGAACGGAGAGTTCAATCACGCAGAGTTCTCCCTGCCGCTGGTCCGGGGTCTTCGCCTGCATGCGGATACCGGCAAAGGCGATTCCGTCCAGATCGGCCGGTCGTTCCGGCGGCTGCTGGCCAATCTGGCAAGTCCCGAGAACCTGGACTTCCCTGTGCCGGAGAGTCTGGCCCCTGTACTCCGCGACTATCAGCAGTACGGCTTCCAATGGATGAAGACGCTGGCCCACTACCGCTTCGGCGGCATTCTGGCCGATGACATGGGTCTCGGCAAAACGCTGCAGAGTATCACCTTCCTGCTCTCCGAGCTTGCGGATATCCGTCAGGGCGGAGTCCCTGCGCTCATTGTCAGCCCGGCTTCGCTGCTCTACAACTGGCATAATGAGCTGAAGCGTTTCGCGCCGGATATCAAGGCAGCCATTGCCGACGGCAGTGCGGACGAACGCAACCGGACGCTGCGGAATTCAGCCGGCCATGATGTCATCATTACCTCTTATCCGCTGCTGCGCAGAGATGCCGTGGAATACGCCAAGCGGTCTTTCCATACCCTCATCCTGGATGAAGCGCAGATGATTAAGAACCATGAGACGCAGACTGCCCAGGCCGTTAAGCTCCTGCAAGCCCGGTACCGGTTCGCGCTTACGGGAACGCCGGTGGAGAACGCGCTGGAGGACCTGTGGTCAATCTTCGGCGTGGTATTTCCCGGGCTGTTCCCCGGCAAGAAGGCCTTCCATGACCTCCCCCGGGAGACTGTGGCCAAGCGTATCCGCCCCTTCCTGCTGCGCCGACTCAAAAGCGACGTCCTGAAGGAGCTGCCGGACAAAATCGAATCACTGCAGGCCTCTGAGCTGCTGCCGGAGCAGAAAAGGCTCTACGTCGCATATTTGGCCAGACTGCGCAAGGAAGCGCTCAAGCATCTGGACAGCGACAGCTTCGGTAACGGCCGGATCAAAGTCCTCGCCGGTCTCACCCGGCTGCGCCAGCTGTGCTGCCACCCTTCCCTGTTCGTGGAAGGGTACACTGGTGGATCGGGCAAATTCGAGCAGCTGCTGGAGATTATCGATGAATGCCGCAGCTCCGGCAAACGGATGCTGATCTTCTCACAGTTCACGCAAATGCTGGGGATGATCGGGCGCGAATTGGCCCTGCTGGGTATCCCGCACTTCTATCTGGACGGACAAACACCGGCTTCCCAGCGTACCCAGCTATGCACCCGTTTCAATGAAGGGGAACGCGATCTTTTTCTGATCTCGCTGAAGGCGGGCGGCACCGGTCTTAATCTGACCGGTGCCGACACGGTCATTCTCTATGATCTGTGGTGGAATCCGGCTGTCGAGCAGCAGGCTGCTGACCGCGCCCACCGGATCGGACAGAAGAAGGTCGTGCAGGTCATCCGCCTGGTTGCGCAGGGAACCGTAGAAGACAAGATGTACGAGCTGCAGCAGAAGAAGAAGAATCTGATTGATGAAGTGATACAGCCGGGACAGGAAGCCCTGTCCAGCCTGAGCGAGCAGGATATCCGCGAGATACTTGCGATATGA